The following are from one region of the Alphaproteobacteria bacterium genome:
- a CDS encoding helix-turn-helix domain-containing protein yields MAAQKRKAGVRKPRIKLDRPHPVDVHVGSRVRLRRTLLGMSQEKLGEAIGLTFQQVQKYERGANRIGSSRLFELSRILDVPVSFFFDDMPGEVATSSYVGGFAEGATDDYEAGDPLSKRETLELVRAYYKITEPAVRKRLFELAKALAKAGEDDGR; encoded by the coding sequence ATGGCAGCTCAAAAACGCAAGGCAGGCGTACGCAAACCCCGCATCAAGCTCGATCGCCCGCATCCGGTCGATGTCCACGTCGGCTCGCGCGTCCGCTTGCGCCGTACACTGCTCGGCATGAGCCAGGAGAAACTGGGCGAGGCCATCGGGCTGACCTTCCAGCAGGTCCAGAAATACGAGCGCGGCGCCAACCGGATCGGGTCCAGCCGCCTGTTCGAGCTGAGCCGCATCCTGGACGTGCCGGTGTCCTTCTTCTTCGACGACATGCCGGGCGAGGTTGCCACGTCGAGCTATGTCGGCGGTTTCGCCGAGGGCGCGACCGACGACTACGAGGCCGGCGACCCGCTGTCGAAGCGCGAGACGCTGGAACTGGTCCGCGCCTACTACAAGATCACCGAGCCGGCCGTGCGCAAGCGGCTGTTCGAACTGGCCAAGGCGCTGGCCAAGGCCGGCGAGGACGACGGCCGCTGA
- the ybeY gene encoding rRNA maturation RNase YbeY → MCETARRAAGAAVAAALGRGRIAELTVVFDDDAAVRSLNARWRGKDRPTNVLSFPAATPAELAAPAAAMPLLLGDVVLAYETCRAEAEADGKRLADHVAHLVVHGVLHLLGHDHREEAEAERMEALETAILAGLGVADPYADASTAQAAPIGA, encoded by the coding sequence CTGTGCGAGACCGCCCGGCGTGCGGCGGGGGCGGCGGTGGCGGCCGCGCTGGGTCGCGGCCGGATCGCGGAGCTGACCGTGGTGTTCGACGACGACGCGGCCGTGCGCAGCCTGAACGCGCGCTGGCGCGGCAAGGACCGGCCGACCAACGTATTGTCGTTCCCGGCCGCGACGCCCGCCGAGCTGGCGGCTCCGGCGGCGGCGATGCCGCTGCTGCTCGGCGACGTGGTGCTGGCTTACGAGACGTGCCGGGCCGAGGCGGAGGCCGATGGCAAGCGGCTGGCCGACCACGTGGCGCATCTCGTCGTGCACGGGGTGCTGCACCTGCTCGGCCACGACCATCGGGAAGAGGCGGAGGCGGAGCGCATGGAGGCGTTGGAGACGGCGATCCTGGCCGGGCTCGGCGTCGCCGACCCCTATGCCGATGCGTCGACGGCGCAGGCCGCGCCGATCGGAGCGTAG
- a CDS encoding hemolysin family protein, translating to MSVSAGSGRNAAEDPPSISTRPAAPVDGAPAGQSGWLRRAIRTMLGRRNGESLREAIEELVEDSTEEAVDTEDGSERALIINVLQLHEITVEDVMVPRPDIVALAVDTPLDEIVATVQREAHSRMPVFRDSLDHVVGFIHIKDLMNAWGSPDGFALQPIVRDVLFVPPSMRVLELLAEMRQNRTHMAIVVDEFGGVDGLVTIEDLVEQIIGDIRDEHEDTSEPVIEKRPDGTVIVDGRVLIEDFEAEVAPFAVEDERDEFDTLGGLVFALADRVPTRGEVLKHQSGVEFEVLDADPRRIRKLRVSNLPGLG from the coding sequence ATGAGCGTGAGCGCAGGCAGTGGCCGCAACGCGGCCGAGGACCCTCCGAGTATCTCGACACGACCGGCCGCGCCGGTCGACGGCGCCCCGGCCGGCCAGTCCGGCTGGCTGCGCCGCGCCATCCGCACCATGCTGGGCCGGCGCAACGGCGAGAGCCTGCGCGAGGCGATCGAGGAACTGGTCGAGGATTCGACCGAGGAGGCGGTCGACACCGAGGACGGCAGCGAGCGGGCGCTGATCATCAACGTGCTGCAGCTGCACGAGATCACGGTCGAGGACGTGATGGTGCCGCGGCCGGACATCGTCGCGCTGGCCGTCGACACGCCGCTGGACGAGATCGTCGCGACGGTGCAGCGCGAGGCGCATTCGCGCATGCCGGTGTTCCGCGATTCGCTCGACCACGTGGTCGGATTCATCCACATCAAGGACCTGATGAACGCCTGGGGCAGCCCGGACGGCTTCGCGCTGCAGCCGATCGTGCGCGACGTGCTGTTCGTGCCGCCGTCGATGCGGGTGCTGGAACTGCTGGCCGAGATGCGCCAGAACCGCACCCACATGGCGATCGTGGTGGACGAGTTCGGCGGGGTCGACGGGCTGGTCACGATCGAGGACCTGGTCGAGCAGATCATCGGCGACATCCGCGACGAGCACGAGGACACGTCCGAACCGGTCATCGAAAAACGCCCGGACGGGACCGTGATCGTCGACGGCCGGGTGCTGATCGAGGACTTCGAGGCGGAGGTGGCGCCGTTTGCGGTCGAGGACGAGCGCGACGAGTTCGACACCCTCGGTGGCCTTGTGTTCGCCCTGGCCGATCGTGTACCGACCCGTGGCGAGGTGCTGAAACACCAGTCCGGTGTGGAATTCGAGGTGCTGGATGCCGATCCCCGTCGGATTCGCAAGCTGCGGGTCAGCAACCTGCCCGGCCTGGGCTAG
- the lnt gene encoding apolipoprotein N-acyltransferase, with the protein MAEGPRLAVVAWLAGLSGWKRQLAALLLGALAATAMPPLYDLIGLAVGLSGLVWLGDGCNRSRRPGRAAFWTGWFFGLGYFVAGLWWVCNALFVDIERWWWMIPFAGLGLPILLSIFWGIALWTWRRVRFAGPSRVAAMAAILGVGEWLRSWVLTGFPWNMPGYAWWPFDSMLQANALIGAFGLTLLTFLAMMAPAAGIDGTSGRVARRAWAWPAGAIGLIAVLAVFGHVRLVLAPDLRDPATETPGVLLRLVQANFSQSEKWADALRNPNVDTQIEMSKIEGWTGVTHVIWPETAVTFPVADDPVRLADLAVAAPVGGYLLTGAPRVTIGIDGVRRVHNAMLAIGPTAQVLTAYDKAHLVPFGEYVPFGDLISFTGVASGGGFTPGPGPQTIALDGLPPFSPLICYEAIFPGAVTARPKEEGGPEPAWLLNITNDAWYGDSPGPRQHLQIVRVRAIEEGLPLVRAANTGISAVYDGYGRELARLDLGLRGVVDSPLPLPLSGGTLYAALGEAPFWAIVAGLLAWGIAARRPRQRPQT; encoded by the coding sequence GTGGCCGAGGGACCGCGCCTTGCGGTGGTCGCCTGGCTCGCCGGGCTGAGCGGCTGGAAGCGGCAGCTCGCGGCATTGTTGCTGGGCGCGCTGGCCGCGACCGCGATGCCGCCGCTGTACGATCTGATCGGGCTGGCCGTCGGGCTGAGCGGGCTGGTCTGGCTCGGCGACGGCTGCAACCGCAGCCGCAGGCCGGGCCGGGCGGCGTTCTGGACCGGCTGGTTCTTCGGCCTTGGCTATTTCGTCGCCGGCCTGTGGTGGGTGTGCAACGCGCTGTTCGTCGATATCGAGCGGTGGTGGTGGATGATCCCCTTCGCGGGGCTCGGCCTGCCGATCCTGCTGTCGATCTTCTGGGGCATCGCGCTGTGGACATGGCGCCGGGTCCGCTTCGCCGGGCCGAGCCGGGTGGCGGCAATGGCGGCGATCCTCGGCGTGGGCGAATGGCTGCGCAGCTGGGTGCTGACCGGGTTCCCGTGGAACATGCCGGGCTATGCCTGGTGGCCGTTCGACAGCATGCTGCAGGCCAACGCGCTGATCGGCGCCTTCGGTCTGACCCTGCTGACCTTCCTGGCGATGATGGCGCCCGCGGCCGGCATCGACGGAACCAGCGGCCGGGTGGCGCGCCGCGCCTGGGCGTGGCCGGCCGGCGCGATCGGGCTGATCGCCGTGCTCGCGGTCTTCGGCCACGTGCGGCTGGTCCTGGCCCCCGACCTGCGCGACCCGGCGACGGAAACGCCCGGCGTGCTGCTGCGGCTGGTGCAGGCCAATTTCAGCCAGTCCGAGAAATGGGCCGACGCGCTGCGCAACCCCAATGTCGATACCCAGATCGAGATGTCGAAAATCGAGGGCTGGACCGGCGTCACCCATGTGATCTGGCCCGAGACCGCGGTGACCTTCCCGGTGGCCGACGATCCGGTGCGGCTGGCCGACCTGGCGGTGGCGGCGCCGGTCGGCGGCTATCTGCTGACCGGCGCGCCGCGGGTAACCATCGGTATCGACGGCGTGCGCCGGGTGCACAACGCCATGCTGGCGATCGGCCCGACCGCGCAGGTGCTGACCGCGTACGACAAGGCCCATCTGGTGCCGTTCGGCGAGTATGTACCGTTCGGCGACCTGATCTCGTTCACCGGAGTCGCCTCCGGCGGCGGCTTCACGCCGGGGCCGGGCCCGCAGACGATCGCGCTGGATGGCCTGCCGCCGTTCAGCCCGCTGATCTGCTACGAGGCGATCTTCCCGGGTGCGGTGACGGCGCGGCCGAAGGAGGAGGGCGGGCCGGAGCCTGCCTGGCTGCTCAACATCACCAACGACGCCTGGTACGGCGACAGCCCGGGCCCGCGCCAGCACCTGCAGATCGTGCGCGTACGGGCGATCGAGGAAGGCTTGCCGCTGGTCCGTGCCGCCAACACCGGGATCTCCGCCGTCTACGACGGCTACGGCCGCGAGCTCGCGCGGCTGGACCTGGGCCTGCGCGGCGTGGTCGATTCGCCCCTGCCCCTGCCGCTGTCCGGCGGCACGCTGTATGCCGCGCTGGGCGAAGCGCCGTTCTGGGCGATCGTTGCCGGCCTGCTGGCCTGGGGGATCGCGGCCCGCCGCCCGCGGCAGCGGCCGCAGACGTGA
- the metK gene encoding methionine adenosyltransferase, with translation MASGSYVFTSESVSEGHPDKVCDRISDSIVDLYLGHDAEARVAVETLATTNKVVLAGETRCRTAVPHDALIQAARDAVRDIGYEQQGFHWQHMDVECYVHEQSGDIAMGVDAAGNKDEGAGDQGIMFGYACRETEALMPAPIHFAHEILRRMAVARHAGDQPGFAPDAKSQVTLRYVNGKPVGATSVVVSTQHDPKLDQAEVRELVRPFVLDVLPEGWMCPEDEFYVNPTGRFVIGGPDGDAGLTGRKIIVDTYGGAAPHGGGAFSGKDPTKVDRSAAYAARYLAKNVVAAGLADKCVIQLAYAIGVSKPLSIYIDGGGTLRVDEDKLAVALMEVMNLSPRGIRQHLGLNRPIYARTAAYGHFGREPDAEGGFSWERLDLVDDLKAALHV, from the coding sequence TTGGCCAGTGGAAGCTATGTGTTCACCAGCGAGTCGGTGTCCGAAGGCCACCCGGACAAGGTCTGCGACCGTATCTCCGACAGCATCGTCGACCTGTATCTCGGCCACGACGCCGAGGCGCGGGTCGCGGTCGAGACCCTGGCCACCACCAACAAGGTGGTGCTGGCGGGCGAGACCCGCTGCCGCACCGCGGTGCCGCACGATGCCCTGATCCAGGCGGCGCGCGACGCGGTGCGCGACATCGGCTACGAGCAGCAGGGCTTCCACTGGCAGCACATGGACGTCGAATGCTACGTCCACGAACAGTCGGGCGACATCGCGATGGGCGTCGACGCGGCCGGCAACAAGGACGAGGGCGCAGGCGACCAGGGCATCATGTTCGGCTATGCCTGCCGCGAGACCGAGGCGCTGATGCCGGCGCCGATCCACTTCGCCCACGAGATTCTGCGGCGCATGGCGGTCGCCCGCCATGCCGGCGACCAGCCGGGCTTCGCGCCCGACGCGAAGAGCCAGGTCACGCTGCGCTACGTCAACGGCAAGCCGGTGGGCGCCACCTCGGTGGTGGTGTCGACGCAGCACGACCCCAAGCTGGACCAGGCCGAGGTGCGCGAACTGGTGCGGCCTTTCGTGCTGGACGTGCTGCCCGAGGGCTGGATGTGCCCGGAGGACGAGTTCTACGTCAACCCGACCGGCCGCTTCGTGATCGGCGGGCCCGACGGCGACGCGGGGCTGACCGGCCGCAAGATCATCGTCGACACCTATGGCGGCGCGGCCCCGCACGGCGGCGGTGCCTTCTCCGGCAAGGACCCGACCAAGGTCGACCGCTCGGCGGCCTATGCGGCGCGCTATCTGGCCAAGAACGTGGTCGCCGCCGGACTAGCAGACAAATGCGTGATCCAGCTGGCCTATGCCATCGGCGTGTCGAAGCCGCTTTCGATCTACATCGACGGCGGCGGTACCCTGCGGGTCGACGAGGACAAGCTGGCGGTGGCGCTGATGGAGGTGATGAACCTCAGCCCGCGCGGCATCCGCCAGCACCTCGGCCTGAACAGGCCGATCTATGCGCGCACGGCGGCCTATGGCCATTTCGGTCGCGAGCCGGACGCCGAGGGCGGATTCTCCTGGGAAAGGCTGGACCTGGTCGACGACCTGAAAGCCGCCCTCCACGTCTGA